A genomic stretch from Cloacibacterium caeni includes:
- a CDS encoding DUF6428 family protein, with product MKLSEIKQILPTLENVEFQLENGTFVPEHFHVTEVGMINKNFIDCGGVIRSEKVVNFQLWNADDFEHRLKPNKLLNIIKLSEDKLGIEDFDIEVEYQSDTIGKYDLEFNGKTFILKNKTTACLAQDACGIPSEKEKKNLIELGVNQNSSCTPGGGCC from the coding sequence ATGAAATTATCAGAAATAAAACAAATTTTACCAACATTAGAAAATGTTGAATTCCAATTAGAAAATGGAACTTTTGTTCCGGAACATTTTCACGTTACGGAAGTAGGAATGATCAATAAAAACTTTATTGATTGTGGCGGTGTCATCCGTTCAGAGAAGGTTGTCAATTTCCAGCTTTGGAATGCAGACGATTTTGAACATCGTCTGAAGCCTAACAAATTACTCAACATTATCAAACTTTCCGAGGATAAATTAGGAATCGAGGATTTCGATATTGAAGTGGAATATCAGAGTGATACTATTGGAAAATATGATCTAGAATTCAATGGGAAAACATTTATTCTAAAAAATAAAACTACAGCTTGTTTAGCACAGGATGCTTGCGGAATCCCATCAGAAAAAGAAAAAAAGAATCTAATTGAACTTGGTGTAAACCAAAACAGTTCTTGTACGCCTGGCGGAGGTTGCTGCTAA
- a CDS encoding ArsR/SmtB family transcription factor, with protein sequence MGATKTEHFTDKQNQIATIAKALGHPARIAIIEYLMKVNECICGDIVNELPLAQPTVSQHLKELKNAGIIKGNISGNAICYCIDEKTIEILNTYFSAIVQTVTKSKCC encoded by the coding sequence ATGGGAGCTACTAAAACAGAACATTTTACAGATAAGCAAAATCAAATTGCAACTATTGCAAAAGCATTAGGGCATCCTGCCAGAATAGCTATTATTGAGTATTTGATGAAAGTCAATGAGTGTATCTGTGGCGACATCGTGAATGAATTACCCTTAGCTCAACCTACCGTTTCTCAGCATTTGAAAGAACTGAAAAATGCCGGGATCATAAAAGGTAACATTTCCGGAAACGCTATCTGCTATTGTATAGACGAAAAGACCATCGAAATTCTCAACACTTATTTTTCCGCAATAGTACAAACTGTTACCAAATCAAAATGCTGTTAA
- a CDS encoding relaxase/mobilization nuclease domain-containing protein produces the protein MNNSATTRSITKIALEYNANDKGTSEMVASNYLLSDTAEGQFHEMKTVAERNTKVKKWALTGYISQPDEIGRKLKDEEFAEIATKALDKIGVTNKNQYRLDIHNSTKHKHIHFVVNRIDISGNCTVKSHDIGKRFGDAVREVCKERGLLTDIEIGIQKKAEMLKSLTEAIRSKDNFDDLISEMNKKGFEIQLSSNIKDGISGMRIVMEKDKNFHTERIYKAGYKLSEISNQLKISEIKSLFEMKNAVKEAQKDAGNIEGFRKIIQQKGISVKIQYKGEFKAGQKNEIQDFWINKIGDSQEKNGFFFRKNVGFSLSAIDSGLDDLVKSLSQNSVNNDASNHLKSDPNESLIDIAGGLISDFLNPTYVSQDEDALWKKKRKLRR, from the coding sequence ATGAATAATTCAGCAACCACCAGATCCATTACAAAAATTGCTTTGGAATACAATGCAAACGATAAAGGAACATCAGAAATGGTGGCTTCGAATTATCTTTTGAGTGACACTGCTGAAGGTCAATTTCACGAAATGAAAACTGTAGCTGAAAGAAATACCAAAGTAAAGAAATGGGCATTGACAGGCTACATTTCTCAACCGGACGAAATTGGTAGAAAATTGAAGGATGAAGAATTCGCAGAAATCGCCACCAAAGCTTTAGATAAAATTGGAGTGACAAACAAAAATCAGTACCGATTGGATATTCACAATAGTACAAAACATAAGCATATTCATTTTGTCGTAAACAGGATTGATATTTCGGGAAATTGCACTGTGAAATCACACGATATCGGAAAGAGATTTGGTGATGCTGTCAGAGAAGTTTGCAAGGAAAGAGGATTGTTGACTGATATAGAAATTGGAATTCAGAAAAAAGCTGAGATGCTGAAAAGCTTGACCGAAGCTATTAGGTCAAAAGATAATTTTGATGATCTGATCTCAGAAATGAATAAAAAAGGTTTTGAAATTCAATTGTCTTCAAATATCAAAGACGGGATTTCGGGAATGCGAATTGTGATGGAAAAAGACAAAAATTTTCATACCGAAAGGATTTATAAAGCTGGTTACAAATTATCTGAAATCTCAAATCAACTGAAAATTTCTGAAATAAAATCTCTGTTTGAAATGAAAAATGCGGTCAAGGAAGCACAAAAAGACGCTGGCAACATAGAGGGATTTCGAAAAATTATACAACAAAAAGGAATTTCTGTAAAGATCCAATACAAAGGAGAATTTAAAGCCGGTCAAAAAAATGAAATTCAAGATTTCTGGATAAATAAAATTGGTGATAGTCAAGAGAAAAACGGATTCTTTTTTCGGAAAAATGTCGGGTTCTCTCTGTCAGCAATAGATTCTGGTCTGGATGATCTGGTAAAATCATTAAGTCAAAATAGTGTAAATAATGATGCAAGTAATCATCTGAAATCAGACCCAAATGAAAGCTTAATAGATATTGCAGGCGGATTAATAAGTGACTTCCTTAATCCAACCTATGTTTCTCAGGACGAAGATGCACTCTGGAAAAAGAAGCGAAAATTAAGAAGATAA
- a CDS encoding plasmid mobilization protein: MEKDFLQEFIYEVAKENETKIAQEKRKKYFQELGRKGGLKTKENKKLDKVISIRMTNSEYETLIQKQEKHPFKLSTYIRNVLFEKELKINEFQTDEVLLQYGTHFKKITNLLRNREWNVFENKKEILVKIENLIELIHQYLYSKIQKNE; the protein is encoded by the coding sequence ATGGAAAAAGACTTTTTACAAGAATTCATATACGAAGTTGCCAAAGAAAATGAAACGAAGATTGCTCAGGAAAAGAGAAAAAAATATTTCCAGGAACTAGGTAGGAAAGGCGGTTTGAAAACTAAAGAAAACAAAAAACTTGATAAAGTTATTTCAATACGAATGACCAATTCCGAATACGAAACTCTCATTCAAAAACAAGAAAAACATCCGTTCAAATTATCAACCTATATCCGAAATGTTTTGTTCGAAAAAGAACTAAAAATCAATGAATTTCAAACTGATGAAGTCTTACTGCAGTATGGGACTCATTTCAAAAAAATAACCAATCTTTTACGAAATCGGGAATGGAATGTTTTCGAAAACAAGAAGGAGATTTTAGTGAAAATCGAAAATTTGATCGAATTGATTCATCAGTATTTATATTCAAAAATTCAGAAAAATGAATAA
- a CDS encoding toprim domain-containing protein yields MNCKQFNSIPLEEVLLSLGHLPTKQNEKEAWYLNPFANESQASFKINKSLNYWYLFSEGIGGTSTDFMKKYLNASVNEVLAWVEKQSFSSFQQQRISNQKAENLSKQYEIIEIKNVQHPSLLEYLRERKVGNQTQFLHEIHYRMKDKNYFGIGFKNDSGGYEIRNKYSKICLGKKDISTIQNGAESLRVFEGFFDFLSFKNVEKFLQKELSDYLILNSVSMISKIKNSIENYENIELYFDNDEAGDRGIEMIKNENKNVEDCRVLYSDFKDLNDWMIHKNPSLERQVKQRRR; encoded by the coding sequence ATGAACTGCAAACAATTCAACAGCATACCGTTGGAAGAAGTCCTCCTTTCTCTCGGACACCTTCCAACGAAACAAAATGAAAAAGAAGCTTGGTATCTCAACCCCTTTGCCAACGAATCCCAAGCCTCTTTTAAAATCAATAAAAGCCTAAACTATTGGTATCTGTTTTCAGAAGGAATTGGTGGAACCAGTACCGACTTTATGAAGAAATACCTGAACGCTTCGGTCAATGAAGTTTTAGCGTGGGTTGAGAAGCAGAGTTTTTCTTCTTTTCAACAGCAACGTATTTCAAATCAGAAAGCAGAAAATTTATCTAAACAATATGAAATCATTGAAATTAAAAACGTTCAGCATCCTTCGCTTTTGGAATATTTAAGAGAAAGAAAAGTTGGAAATCAAACTCAGTTCTTACACGAAATTCATTACCGAATGAAAGATAAAAACTATTTTGGAATTGGTTTCAAGAACGATTCTGGCGGTTATGAAATCCGTAATAAATACTCTAAAATTTGTTTGGGTAAAAAAGACATTTCTACTATACAAAATGGAGCAGAATCGCTGCGGGTCTTCGAGGGGTTTTTCGATTTTCTTTCCTTTAAAAATGTAGAGAAATTTTTACAAAAAGAACTTTCAGATTATCTCATTTTGAATTCCGTTTCGATGATTTCTAAGATTAAAAATTCAATCGAAAATTATGAAAATATTGAGCTTTATTTTGACAATGATGAAGCAGGAGATCGTGGCATTGAAATGATTAAAAATGAAAACAAAAATGTAGAAGATTGTCGGGTTTTATATTCAGATTTTAAAGACTTAAATGATTGGATGATTCATAAAAACCCATCACTTGAAAGACAAGTCAAACAAAGGAGAAGGTGA
- a CDS encoding primase-helicase family protein, protein MSEKIPYLRVGTTYYKTIEKPLISGDKISILTRWNRETIISDHGKIYVSQVPKYDGFCCIPSHLQYQQIIQGFYNVYNEIPYQPIKETPEQTTLLEKIPFSLRFMEHIFGEQLEIGLDYIKILLQYPTQILPILCLVSKERSTGKSTFIKWLKSIFGLNMTYIKGDSFSSQFNSDWTSMLIVAIDEVFFDKKEITERLKYLSTTDKDKKEAKGKDREEVEFFGKFILCSNNEDNFIQIDENEIRFWIIKVKSIKSENTEFLHNLNKEIPHFLRYLIQRPFHSRKETRMWFTDSQIRTKALQKLVWKNNNKLESKIIELLYEFFENNEDKIINCIPQDIFNMLGKMFSKQYWTVNDVRKILKENWKLEPQSNSLAYIKYDLDYGLSFFQQNKTGRYFTVDRNFILQKFDEMMN, encoded by the coding sequence ATGAGCGAAAAAATCCCATATCTAAGAGTAGGGACAACCTACTATAAAACTATTGAGAAACCATTAATCTCAGGAGATAAAATCTCGATACTGACTCGATGGAATCGTGAGACCATTATTAGCGATCACGGAAAGATATATGTCTCACAAGTTCCTAAGTATGACGGTTTCTGTTGTATACCATCCCATTTGCAATACCAACAAATTATCCAAGGATTCTATAATGTTTACAATGAGATTCCTTACCAGCCGATTAAAGAGACACCGGAGCAAACAACCCTACTCGAAAAGATTCCATTTTCACTTAGATTTATGGAGCATATTTTTGGAGAACAGTTGGAAATAGGATTAGATTATATCAAGATCTTACTGCAATATCCAACACAGATCCTCCCGATTCTCTGTCTTGTAAGCAAAGAAAGGTCTACCGGAAAATCCACCTTCATAAAATGGCTGAAATCCATTTTTGGACTTAATATGACCTACATCAAAGGTGATTCTTTCAGCAGTCAGTTTAATTCGGATTGGACTTCGATGCTTATAGTTGCTATTGATGAAGTATTCTTTGACAAAAAGGAAATTACAGAACGATTAAAATATCTTTCAACGACTGATAAAGACAAGAAGGAGGCAAAAGGAAAAGATCGTGAAGAAGTGGAATTTTTTGGAAAATTCATTCTCTGTTCCAATAATGAAGACAACTTCATCCAGATTGATGAAAATGAGATACGATTCTGGATTATCAAAGTGAAATCAATCAAAAGCGAGAATACTGAATTTCTACACAATCTCAACAAGGAGATTCCCCATTTCCTCCGTTACCTAATTCAAAGGCCTTTTCACAGTCGTAAGGAGACCAGGATGTGGTTCACAGATTCCCAGATCAGAACAAAAGCCCTTCAGAAATTGGTTTGGAAAAACAACAATAAACTAGAATCTAAGATCATCGAACTTTTATATGAGTTTTTCGAAAATAACGAAGATAAAATTATCAACTGTATTCCACAAGATATTTTCAATATGCTAGGTAAAATGTTCAGCAAACAATATTGGACAGTCAACGATGTCCGGAAAATTTTGAAAGAAAACTGGAAACTCGAACCTCAAAGTAATTCTTTAGCCTACATCAAATACGACCTCGATTATGGTTTAAGCTTTTTCCAACAGAACAAAACAGGACGGTATTTTACAGTAGACAGAAATTTTATTCTTCAAAAATTTGATGAAATGATGAATTAA
- a CDS encoding helix-turn-helix domain-containing protein, which translates to MQTTNPFQTILDELGEVKDLLYSLKKEPEIELKKKLYSIKECSEILKLDYQTVRSHILKGNIKAEQIGRFYRVNHFDLMDALNEVKSLKYRR; encoded by the coding sequence ATGCAGACAACAAATCCATTCCAAACCATTCTCGACGAATTAGGGGAAGTGAAAGACTTACTCTATTCTCTCAAAAAAGAACCTGAAATTGAGTTGAAAAAGAAATTATACTCTATCAAAGAGTGTTCAGAAATTCTAAAACTCGATTATCAAACCGTACGCTCACATATTTTAAAAGGTAACATTAAGGCGGAACAAATTGGAAGATTCTACAGAGTTAACCATTTTGATCTTATGGATGCTTTAAACGAAGTCAAGTCGCTTAAGTATAGAAGATAG
- a CDS encoding tyrosine-type recombinase/integrase, protein MNYTFKLKKPSETKETLIYFRTFFNSENKNFIYSTGEKIKPSEWDFENRQPNDLNGRTKRAEIHRSLKMQLDRYSSFFTEIVNRYKNISEELTVDILKQRFDEKFKKITVKSDFFRIYQEFLDEKENDYTGNSISNSTLKRYKCNKTLLEDFERNSKTKVTLGKFDDKLYNKFLKYCIEEKKHSANTVHRNVGLLKTFLLWALNKKYTYNNDFIAFKKPAKFITDEIALNYEQVELIYNYDLTKNKRLEKVRDLFVFGCTTGMRFGNYSTISKSDLEGNFIRVIDLKSKSKNLAIPLNSISKAILEKYDYNLPSITNQKMNEYIKEVFKKLEFTDEIKKTMKYGDQLVDQKAEFWTRISSHTARRSFITIMKNKRVPDKVIMSYTGHTSLEVFNAYYRPSEDDKINYMNEVFK, encoded by the coding sequence ATGAATTACACTTTTAAACTTAAGAAGCCTAGTGAAACTAAGGAAACTCTCATTTACTTCCGCACTTTTTTCAACAGTGAAAATAAGAATTTTATCTATTCTACTGGCGAAAAAATTAAGCCTTCTGAATGGGACTTTGAAAATAGACAACCTAACGATTTGAATGGAAGAACTAAGCGAGCTGAAATTCATAGAAGTCTGAAAATGCAACTAGACAGGTACAGTAGTTTTTTTACTGAGATAGTAAATCGTTATAAAAATATAAGCGAGGAACTTACTGTAGATATACTCAAACAACGATTTGATGAAAAGTTCAAAAAAATTACTGTAAAAAGTGATTTTTTTAGAATTTATCAGGAATTTTTGGATGAGAAGGAAAATGATTATACGGGAAATTCGATTTCAAATTCGACTCTAAAACGTTATAAATGTAATAAAACTTTACTCGAAGATTTTGAGAGGAATAGTAAAACCAAAGTTACTCTCGGAAAATTTGATGATAAGCTATATAACAAATTTCTTAAATACTGTATTGAAGAAAAGAAGCATTCTGCGAATACTGTGCATAGAAATGTTGGTCTTTTAAAGACTTTTTTGCTTTGGGCTTTAAATAAGAAATATACTTACAATAATGATTTTATTGCTTTTAAGAAACCTGCTAAATTTATTACTGACGAAATTGCTTTGAACTACGAACAGGTTGAACTAATTTACAATTACGATCTAACTAAAAATAAAAGATTAGAAAAAGTTCGTGACCTATTTGTTTTTGGTTGTACTACAGGAATGAGGTTCGGTAATTATAGCACAATCTCAAAGAGCGATCTTGAAGGTAATTTTATTAGAGTAATTGATTTAAAAAGCAAATCAAAAAATTTGGCAATCCCTTTAAATAGTATATCTAAAGCAATTCTTGAAAAATATGATTATAATTTGCCGAGCATCACAAATCAAAAGATGAATGAATATATTAAAGAGGTTTTTAAAAAGCTGGAATTTACTGATGAAATAAAGAAAACTATGAAATATGGTGATCAGTTAGTAGACCAAAAAGCCGAATTTTGGACAAGGATTTCTTCACATACTGCAAGAAGAAGTTTCATCACGATAATGAAGAACAAACGAGTTCCAGATAAGGTAATTATGAGCTACACTGGTCATACCAGCTTAGAAGTATTTAATGCCTACTACAGACCAAGCGAAGATGATAAGATTAACTATATGAATGAGGTTTTTAAATAA